ACATCAGGCGGCGATCCGGTCGGTGGCGCGGTGGATGCGGATGTCACCGCTGGCCGTGCGGACCCGCAGATCGAGGCCGGGACCCGTCGACGGCGGCGCCTCCGCGCCGTGCGAGGCCAGATCCGTGACGCTGTGCCCGCCGACGCTGTTCAGGTCGAGCCAGACGCCGGTGCCCGGGGCGACGCCGACCGTGACGTCACCGGAGGCCGTACGGATGCGGGCCTTGCCCTGCGACAGCAAACCGACCGTGACCCGTCCGCTGGCCGTGCCCGCGTTCAGCGAACCGCCCCCGCTGCCGACCTCGATGTCCCCACTTGCCGTGCTCACCGTGACGTCACCCGTGACGTCACCGACGTTGATCCGGCCGGACGCCGTCTTCAGCGACGCCGAGCCGCCCACCCGGCCGACCGACAGGTCGCCGCTGGCGCCGGTCATCCGCACGTTGCCGGCGAGCTCGGCGATGTGAGCGTCGGCGGAGGCCAGCCGCAGGCTGACATCCCGGTAGCTGCCGGTGGCCCGCACGTCGGCCGCGGCGCTCTCCCCGGTCAGCGTGCTGCCGGCCGGAACCTGGATGCTGATCCGCAGGGCCGGGGTGCGGCGCCACCGCCAGCGCTCCGCGTGCGGGACGGTGACCGACAGGGTGTCGCCGTCCAGGACGACCCGGGTGTTCTCGGCGGCCTGCTGGGATGCCGGGCTGTCGGTGAACGGCACGACCTCGACCCGGACGGTCTCGTGGTCTCCCGCGTCGATCTCCACGCTGCCGGCCATGGCTCGCAACGCGACGGTGACGGGCTGGAGATGATCGAACTCATACATCATGAGATTTCTCCTCAGAACGGATCAGGCTTGGAAGTAGCCGGTGACGCGCTTCGCAGACATCGCTCCGCCGAACGCGGGCGGTGGCGCACTCCCCGGCCGCTGATTGACCGCTGTCGAGACCGCCCGCACCAGCCAGGCGTTGACCGAGACGCCCTCCGCCGCGGCGGTCTGCTCGACCTGCGTCTTGAGGGCCTCCGGCATCCGCAGCGTCAGCCGGGCCAGGTCTCCCCCGTCGACCGGCGCGACCGGCGGCGGGACGGCCACCGACGGCTCCGCGGCGGCGAGCTGGGTCACCACCAGGTCGGCTTCCCGGCCTCGCAGGCGCACTTCCACGGTGGCGTCGGTGAGCCGGGTGGTGATCTCCGCGGCGGCGTCGGAGAGCGCTTCGAGCAGCGCCAGCCGCGCGGACGGTTCCAGTGAGTTGCTCAAGAGCTCCGCGGCGCGGGCGGTGTCCGGGCCGCCCGGCGCGGCCACGGCCGCGAGGTCGGAGCGCAACCCTTCGAGGTACGGCGTCAGGTCCATGACTCCATCATGACGTCACCAATGACGTCACGCAAGCCCCTCCTGATGTCACGTAACCGTCATCGAGCGTCAGCGCAGTAGAGGCGCAGCCAAAAGGGCGCACCCACGGGCGCGCCCTTCGTCGTACCGAAATCGGGGTTGTCAGCGCAAAGCGGCCAGAAACTCCAGGTCCACCCCGGACAGCGACGATCTGAGGTGGATGCCGTCAGTTGACGGCAGAGTGACGTCAGAGGGCACCGCGAGGACCGTCGCGCCGGCCGCCACCGCGCTCGCCACGCCGCTCGGCGAGTCCTCGATCGCGACACAGGCGCCGATCGGCACGCCGAGCAGGCCGGCCGCGGTCAGGTAGGGCTCGGGGTCCGGTTTCGGCCGGGCCACCTCGTCACCGCAGATCAGCACGTCGAAGTTCTCCGCGCCGAGGGTCTTGAGCGCGACCTCGGCGAGCCGCCGCTCGGTCGAGGTGACCAGCGCCGTGGGCACGCCGGCGGCGCGCACCTCGTGCAGCAGCTCCCGTGCGCCCGGCCGCCAGTCCAGGCCGTCGGCGAACAGCTCGGCGACCCGGTCGGTGAGCCAGGCGACGTCAGACCGGTAGGGCCGGTCCGGCTGGCCCATGTCCTCGCGGAAGATCGCCATGCTGACCGGCATGCTGGTGCCGACCATGGCCAGACGGGCCCGGGTGGACAGCTGCCCGCCGGCGCGGATCGCGAGGTCCTCGAGCGCGGTGCCCCAGAGTTTCTCGCTGTCGACCAGCGTTCCGTCCATGTCAAAAAGCACCGCGGCGGGTGGTGTCGCGCTCAGCAGAATCTCCCCGTTTCACAGTCGGCGAGCGCCCATTCTGCGTCGCCGCCGTGCCCCGGGCCGACCCGATGTCTCACAGGTCACAGGACTTCAGCCCGTCCCGGTATCCGTTGGCGAACGCGTTGATCCGCATCTCCGGCGAGCCGTGCGATCCCTCGGCGAACCACGGCTGCCCCGGCGCGTCACCGACCGATTTCAGGCCCTCGGCCAGCTCGTCGGTGTCACCCTTGTCCAGCCGCAGCTGGCCGGCGCGCGCCTGGTCGCCGATGAAGGCCCCGGCCATGCAGTCGGCCTGGAGCTCCTGCTGGATGGTGAACTCCTTCTGGATGCCGAGCCGCGCCTGGATGCCGTGCGCGTACTCGTGGCCGAGCAGGTAGTACAGGAACGCGTCGCCGATCTGCTGGAACACCCCGAAGGCCCAGTTCACGTCGTAGGCGATGAAGTCGCCGCGGGAGCAGTAGGCGGCGTTGTTCAACGGCAGCGGGTCGCCGCCGCAGGACGCCTCGCCCTCCTCCTCGTACGGAATCAGCTCGCGGACCGGCTCGAACTGGTTGCCGGACCGCTTGAACACCCGCGACCAGTACTGCTCGGCGACCTGCTGGGCGGCCTTGATGT
Above is a genomic segment from Actinoplanes ianthinogenes containing:
- a CDS encoding DUF4097 family beta strand repeat-containing protein, coding for MMYEFDHLQPVTVALRAMAGSVEIDAGDHETVRVEVVPFTDSPASQQAAENTRVVLDGDTLSVTVPHAERWRWRRTPALRISIQVPAGSTLTGESAAADVRATGSYRDVSLRLASADAHIAELAGNVRMTGASGDLSVGRVGGSASLKTASGRINVGDVTGDVTVSTASGDIEVGSGGGSLNAGTASGRVTVGLLSQGKARIRTASGDVTVGVAPGTGVWLDLNSVGGHSVTDLASHGAEAPPSTGPGLDLRVRTASGDIRIHRATDRIAA
- a CDS encoding toxin-antitoxin system HicB family antitoxin; the encoded protein is MDLTPYLEGLRSDLAAVAAPGGPDTARAAELLSNSLEPSARLALLEALSDAAAEITTRLTDATVEVRLRGREADLVVTQLAAAEPSVAVPPPVAPVDGGDLARLTLRMPEALKTQVEQTAAAEGVSVNAWLVRAVSTAVNQRPGSAPPPAFGGAMSAKRVTGYFQA
- a CDS encoding HAD family hydrolase, with protein sequence MLFDMDGTLVDSEKLWGTALEDLAIRAGGQLSTRARLAMVGTSMPVSMAIFREDMGQPDRPYRSDVAWLTDRVAELFADGLDWRPGARELLHEVRAAGVPTALVTSTERRLAEVALKTLGAENFDVLICGDEVARPKPDPEPYLTAAGLLGVPIGACVAIEDSPSGVASAVAAGATVLAVPSDVTLPSTDGIHLRSSLSGVDLEFLAALR
- a CDS encoding neutral zinc metallopeptidase, whose translation is MSARIASVLVLLLLVGCGALPPADDDPVTTRATPRATGSSELEGTDTPEEFASDIKAAQQVAEQYWSRVFKRSGNQFEPVRELIPYEEEGEASCGGDPLPLNNAAYCSRGDFIAYDVNWAFGVFQQIGDAFLYYLLGHEYAHGIQARLGIQKEFTIQQELQADCMAGAFIGDQARAGQLRLDKGDTDELAEGLKSVGDAPGQPWFAEGSHGSPEMRINAFANGYRDGLKSCDL